The Gossypium hirsutum isolate 1008001.06 chromosome A13, Gossypium_hirsutum_v2.1, whole genome shotgun sequence nucleotide sequence AGCAATTTATCTCAGTCTATCTTGGCAAAGCTAATAGCCTTTAGCTGGCAATGAGTAGCTTTGAATGCTAATGGACTCACATCGAAATCCTTTCGGTACTCCTCTTTGTTGCGTTTTCAGCATTGCAGAGTTCTCGGAGAAGATACATAAAATTTTGCTTTTTAACTAGTTCTACGGTTCTCGTGATAATCTTTGTCATAGATCAGTTTGCCTTTctcgaaaaggaaataatcaaataaacGATGAACAAACTTCTTTTTCTATGGTTCTTTCTGAGTTTATCTTCTGTAGTTGTTATTCTTGTACGGAATTTGGTTCATTTTGCTTCACATTGTAAATCTCACACACCTATGGTCTATGTTGGGATAAACATTTGCAGCTGAGTTGTTTGTTAATGGCGAGATTGTTCAAAGCCCACCTGAACGACAAAGGAGGATTGAACCACAGCCCCCAAAAGAGTAATGGTTTCGGTTGAGGGCCTGAACAGTAATGCTTCGCGTCGCTTGATCTCGGCAATCGAGTgagcatatatatgtatatctattcaatataaatttttaataaaaatttttttttagtttatgtgcatttgaaattttgtatattttttttaaaaatttgtaataatttcttaaaatttttgaagttcATTCATCTAAAATGGATTAGACAACTATTTATGTAGATTCATTTTATATGCGCACtttaattattcttaaaaaaatcttattttttgaaaaattaatttttttaaatttaaatttttgaaaagaatattctttaatttcttttttgaactaatttttttattttttatttttgttggcaAGGTATGCCACAGTAGAATATTGTCACGTGACAATTTTTGGTTGCTCTCGTCAATGAGGTTGACAATTACCGATTAACTGACGGTTTTCGTTAACAAAAAtggttaattgattttttttaatcactGAGGGCTCAATGGGATGTACTTTTTCATATAAATTagttttttaatcttttattgagatttatctatatttttaagGTTTCATCGTCTTTTTAAAAGGTGTTTCTATAATCATATCAAAATCTATGCCAACATAGCCGAATATTTTATAACAAACCAAGAGtttgaataatataaaacatagaTGCTTTGCCAATAGGAGTTTACTATTTAGTTATTTGGCTGTTCCAACACCATGTTTATTGATTCTAGTCTTTGTTGCTTGTCTTGTGAATCTAGACATTGTTGCGAACGCATTTTGAAGATTTGATACCTGATTTGGCTGGTATTTTATTGGTTTAGCAGTATTAAATGAAGTAGCCTTCTGAGAATTGAGCAAAGTCTACTGAAATTATCAAAATGGAATTCGGAATCACTGAACATCTTTTGGTGAAATCCGAATTTTGGCATTTAATTTCATGCAAATGAGTGAATTTTATACCCTAAGTAAAAAGataaaacaagaaattgaaaagaagatATAGTATTATCAAAAATTATGTTGCTTAAACTCAAATGTGAGTTTCAAATATGGATACTTGTCTAATATGAGTGTCACATTTCTTTTAACTTGCATTTAAAACATCTTAAAAAGTCAGATCTTCATATTCATAAGTTAAATACTTTAACAAAGATAAAAAGTCAAAACATATAAAACAACTGAAATTAGTGGAGCTGGAAAGCTGGTAGGAGCCCGACTCTCTAaactagaaaataatttttttatttacatcttttataatttataaaattttaaattaataatagtaaaattacactttgactaaaaaataataactattttattttattttataaagatataaactattaaaataataaaatttaaattttactatcataaaaataattaaaataatactacTTAATTCTGACCCAAGAAAAATTTTGAGGGCTGAAATGATATTAGAAAGTGCTACACATGAATGATAATGATACAGTGTTGAAAATTTATGGCCTAGATCCTAATCTGAGACGACAATGAAGAACGCAAAGGTAAATTATTAACAAGCCAATTGATAAAGAGGCATCAAACAAGTTCTGCTAGGGTTCTgcggaaaaaataaaatagagaccGTTAAAATGTTCATATCTGTTTCGGCTGCTCTTAATTTGCAACTCAAACACAACAATTTCAACTACATTCCACCAAAATCAggttaatagaaaaaaaaaaaaaaaaaaaaaaagaagctatcTCATTCTCACATACATTACTGGCCACTATATATACCAAGTTTTTTTGACTGATTTAAGTCTTAAAATCTTTCCTTCACTTGCAATAACCAGTCCAAAGATATCATGTCTATAGCGAAGTTCCTAAAACTACCTGTGACTGTTCTTATTGTTTGTATGTTCATAATAAATATTgctgtgaaaataaaataaagaatgttAGTAAAAAGCAATCATGTTCAAAACGAAATAAGGCTAAAACGGCACCATGGATGCATTTCATACCATTCTTGAAAGGACTGACATTATTTACTCTGTCCTGGTTTTAGATTTCTGATCAGGTATCCATGATGATGAAAATAGCGGCAGGAAGGTACAAACTGCCTGAATTAGAAGGCCAAGAGGTAATCCAGAAAAATCATTTCCTGTGACCCCCAAGTATGATGCCAATGCAACACCAAGGTATCCGCTCACTATGAATGCAAGGGCTACAGCAGACATTACAAATGCCATTAGAGACCCTTCACATCCTCGAGGGCAGAGTTGAGCTATCAGAATACTAAACGGCAGGATCTTGAAGAAGAATAGAACCTCCAAGACACCAGAGAAAACCACAATGTAGATAGAGTCTGGCACCCCCATCTGTCGATAAATCCCTTTAATAAACAACACATCTGAAATCATGAATACTGCCATTGTTGCCTGAATAGTTTCAATCAGTTTCCTTGGTTGGACTGACTTTAAGCTACGATTGTAGATGATACCCCATAACAGAGTTACTACCTGGCCAAACACCTTAGAAATTCCCAATACAGCGGCATCAATCTTCAAATACTGTGTTTGGTAAAAGAACATTGTTCCTGTCAGTGCTGGAATTATGGCATATGATGCAGCAAACCAGGCTATTGAGTAAGCTATCTCAGGTTTTTGTAGGGCAGCTGAAAGTTCTGAAAGCTGTTTCCTGATCCCAACATTTGATGGACTTTTTGGAAGGTTAAGAGAGCGTTCAGGAACAGAGATAGTTATAAGAAACTGGAGCACAAGGAGAAGTCCGAAAAAGATGAACATTGACTGGGGCGAAAATCTGTCAATGGCAGCGCCACCTAACAGGTTTCCAAGGACTCCACCAACAGAAGAAGCCATCCAAACAAATGACTGGAGCTCACCTGAGGAAGCTGATTGAGAATTTTCAGATTTTCCCATCTCAGCAACAATGGCATCGTTAGCAACCTCAGCTACTGAAGCGCCAAGGTTACTGAGGAGAAGATATAAGCTCAATGTGACAACTGATATGTTTGATTGTGAAAGTATCACTATTGTTAGCCATGACATTGCCTGTAAGAAAGCTGCAGCAAGGAAACAACAAAATCTATTACTAAGATGAATATaaaaattcaactttaaaaaaGGTACAGCAGTACTAAGTGAAACACGACCTAACTTGCAACTTGTAATCCAGGTCTACTGGTATTGAACCTTGCTTTCAACAAGAACACTAATGCTGAAAACAACAGCAGCCAGGATGACATGGTAGAATAAAGAGTAAATTCAGCGACAACTTTGCCTCCATTAAATCTTACTGTTCTCAAGACATGTCAAATAATCTATAAGCCATATTCTGTATGAATGAGAGATTGTATTTCCACAAAACTATGGTATCCAGGTAAACTGACAAACACACATAATTATGAATATAATGTCCAGCAGCTAATCAAATCCAAGAACTCATATTCAGTTCACTGTACATAATGCTTTTTAACAGATCTGCTGACACCTAGGTAACTTTGACATCCATACAAAGCTTGGAATCACTGATCTTCTCATACTCATATGAATGAGATAAAAGCAGAAGGCCTCACTGACACTTGATTATTGTATGCAAGTACTCAATGCCAGCCGCAGCTTAACTGCTGGTGGCTGGCCATTTATATTTGCATGTGAGACTTGATATCTTGCCTATAACAAGGAGAATTGTTGcaatacaaatgtatatatatgatctTAACTTCCAAATCGGGACCACATGTTTGCTTCAGCTGTATTCTATTCCTCACTGCTAATATTATTGCCCAGCACAATAACTTTGTTTTTTCGAAATGAAATGCTTGAAAATGACACCAAAAGTAATCAGAAGGAGAAACACACACAACAAGGCTTATCGGTTGCAATATCCTAACTTTTtcataacaatttaaaatttaaccccGTGACTTGAACTCAAGTGCAAGTGTCAAATACGACAGGTGTCAAATAGTGTCAAACAAGTATGTTCAATTTTTCTAAGGGTATTTTTTTTATGGGCCTCTAAAGGATCATACTTAAAAACTGAAAAGTAAATGGATCTTAGCAAAGCAATAATGGAGTAATATTAACCCTTAATTCTTCTTCCTTTGCAAACATATTTTCCACTATTGAAGTCAGACAATAGAAAATTATGCATAACAGATAAGTTAAATCCAAATTACTCcaatgaaaataattataaatatataatttaaaaaatcacatataaaCTAACATTCctagaatcataaaataaaaggAACAGATAATCATGAGAAAAATATTTCCCATTTTCCAGAATGAAACAGACTGTCAAATTATTGGATTAAACAGAAAACAGGAGGATGAAAAATGaccaaaagaattaaaagctttTACCACCAATGGCGATATAAGGAACACGGTGCTGGCCAGAAATATAAACGGCATCGGAAACGACACCATAGATGGGCTTCCCAACCATAG carries:
- the LOC107901722 gene encoding probable folate-biopterin transporter 7 translates to MSAKEDAKGRRPGKGKAKWIRILLGVGYWVQGFRCFPWMAVNFFLKDSVKVDSSTLQILQNSVNLPMVGKPIYGVVSDAVYISGQHRVPYIAIGAFLQAMSWLTIVILSQSNISVVTLSLYLLLSNLGASVAEVANDAIVAEMGKSENSQSASSGELQSFVWMASSVGGVLGNLLGGAAIDRFSPQSMFIFFGLLLVLQFLITISVPERSLNLPKSPSNVGIRKQLSELSAALQKPEIAYSIAWFAASYAIIPALTGTMFFYQTQYLKIDAAVLGISKVFGQVVTLLWGIIYNRSLKSVQPRKLIETIQATMAVFMISDVLFIKGIYRQMGVPDSIYIVVFSGVLEVLFFFKILPFSILIAQLCPRGCEGSLMAFVMSAVALAFIVSGYLGVALASYLGVTGNDFSGLPLGLLIQAVCTFLPLFSSSWIPDQKSKTRTE